The following proteins come from a genomic window of Halictus rubicundus isolate RS-2024b chromosome 8, iyHalRubi1_principal, whole genome shotgun sequence:
- the LOC143356826 gene encoding exportin-4 isoform X1, whose product MAEQIINKLEKAAQVILAPPNLSTVQQRQSADEVFLNFRKTKSPYQLCRQILETNTNDYILFEAAGLLKIALVEEWSNLPKEDICALRQYLLHYTINKPHLAPYIKGKILQVIAIIIKRNRSNDSGQEQQRFLDEVENLIMTGDLARKVLGCNLISAVLQEYKFDAKTSNIGYSMEIHYAEKVAFERENLKRIFKFCLGILDELIKKDVQDDTLALLKHLLPILETIFTWPIICRMLRYNIFNNMLDDEHVDLRLDESWQDVILPPRVQDLFFTLYWKIRSNPQLAHLARICLVQLGTLDGPIFSSKEIKIQYFSNYTRRFLEFITNIEIIDQEAPGIARIVENLTKFVSKNFTTLPEDMVKAFMEQLCRLTCLYVENSAQEEFLYASECLFSEGLDILFGVWIGISSKDVNFLPNEKGIFDEFCKQSFTRIFTTYVQCHLCPPDGVRNLDEKDLNKKEDENEEDDKDRFKEKLQAIGCFGREILNHSLSLLSHFIKDRTSKLREILNKLVGQVDSLSTLNDTYTCKLYEDIHWLLLISGHVLCMESIGEIALIPSEINDYSKEQANQGKVDINLTSQLLVASENVSSDLNVAIESVDHVIHFVTDIFRLCAIEKTAISVRLDSILSPVLSCTIIWFLNRWANSYLLPRESYEVPSTTFLEVFGEGSSGATWAINFLLDKIEYSINAFRSEPTIMHETIKLLNSLVVSQKKASEILKSERFRPIWDMAVRGQYDFPSEVKRGLIQVVIVCIFADPESKKEGGYWPQALLQPLRDRCIQITSDEKFLKSYQQEEIKFQIIDILERFIGVAQGCQHVLSSSKILIQYMFPVLEKLPNLLSLYHNYQQIVQLILELLSECSKVTIPLHLSGTEESQIYEVFLNTMKSYIRHNNNRFAINLDEEDNYQDIQFIMEMLYDLSLSATMLVDVFLCGLNIIIPIVTINLLQFPILCSLYYKMITSFCANFSDKACNLPPALMQPMLESLEWGLFSPINGIPWLCCNIISYLAEHIYSHTPNDQPRNQMLAPFLKLLMTALFTQEIDEGFISAAHHPLYHLIICYQEEYKQLVQNILGAQSDQQIVHRLADAFTKLTTNPYSTSVNYEDTIVSVRLILMVK is encoded by the exons ATGGCAGAAcaaataattaacaaattagAAAAAGCTGCACAAGTCATTTTA GCACCACCGAATTTATCCACAGTACAACAACGACAATCTGCAGACGaagttttcttaaattttcgaaaaactaAATCTCCTTATCAGCTCTGTCGCCAAATTTTAGagacaaatacaaatgattataTTCTTTTTGAGGCAGCAGGTCTTTTAAAAATAGCACTGGTAGAAGAATGGTCAAATTTACCCAAGGAAGACATTTGTGCTTTAAGGCAATATCTTTTACACTATACAATTAATAAACCACATTTGGCCCCATATATCAAAGGGAAAATATTGCAAGTTATTGCAATTATAATCAAAAGGAACAGATCTAATGATTCTGGACAAGAACAGCAACGGTTTTTGGATGAAGTCGAAAACCTAATAATGACTGGCGACCTAGCAAGA AAAGTTTTAGGCTGTAATCTTATATCAGCTGTGTTGCAAGAATATAAATTCGATGCTAAAACTTCAAATATTGGTTATTCAATGGAAATTCATTATGCTGAAAAGGTAGCATTTGAAagagaaaatttgaaaagaatttttaagttCTGCCTTGGAATTCTCGACGAACTGATTAAAAAGGATGTGCAAGACGATACACTGGCACTTCTCAAACATTTACTTCCAATTTTAGAAACCATATTTACTTGGCCGATAATATGTAGAATGTTACGATATAATAT ATTCAACAATATGCTTGATGATGAGCACGTGGACTTAAGGCTGGACGAAAGCTGGCAGGATGTAATATTGCCTCCACGTGTACAggatttattttttacattatattGGAAAATCCGAAGTAATCCACAATTAGCCCATTTAGCGAGGATCTGTCTAGTACAGTTAGGGACTTTGGATGGTCCAATATTTTCAtctaaagaaattaaaatacaatACTTTTCTAACTACACTCGGAGATTTTTGGAGTTTAtaacaaatattgaaattatcgaCCAAGAAGCGCCTGGAATTGCTCGGATTGTCGAGAACTTGACTAAATTTGTTAGTAAAAATTTTACAACTTTACCTGAAGATATGGTAAAAGCTTTTATGGAACAGTTGTGTAGATTAACGTGTCTATATGTGGAAAATTCGGCGCAAGAAGAATTT TTGTATGCAAGCGAGTGCTTATTCTCTGAGGGTTTAGACATTTTATTTGGAGTATGGATAGGTATTTCGTCAAAAGATGTGAATTTTTTACCGAATGAAAAAGGGATTTTCGACGAATTTTGTAAACAAAGTTTTACGCGAATATTTACCACGTATGTCCAATGTCACTTGTGTCCACCAGACGGTGTGAGAAATCTAGATGAGAAAGACCTTAACAAGAAAGAAGATGAAAATGAGGAAGATGATAAAGATAGGTTTAAGGAAAAATTGCAAGCAATTG GTTGTTTTGGAAGAGAAATATTAAATCATTCTCTCTCACTGTTATCCCATTTCATAAAAGACCGTACCTCGAAACTACGTGAAATTCTGAACAAATTAGTGGGACAAGTTGACTCCTTAAGTACATTAAATGATACTTATACATGTAAATTGTACGAAGATATACACTGGCTATTACTTATATCAGGTCATGTACTTTGCATGGAATCTATTGGCGAGATTGCTTTAATACCTTCGGAAATAAATGATTACAGTAAGGAACAG GCAAACCAAGGAAAAGTCGATATAAATCTTACATCACAACTTTTAGTAGCTTCAGAGAATGTTTCGTCAGATCTTAATGTTGCTATAGAGTCGGTGGATCATGTTATTCATTTTGTCACAGATATTTTTCGTCTGTGTGCTATAGAAAAAACTGCAATATCTGTTCGTCTAGACAGCATTTTAAGTCCTGTATTAAGCTGTACTATAATATGGTTTTTGAACAGATGGGCAAACAGTTATCTTTTACCTAGAGAAAGCTACGAAGTACCAAGCACCACATTCTTAGAAGTATTTGGAGAAGGTAGTTCTGGCGCAACGTGGGCTATAAACTTTCTTTTAGACAAAATCGAATATAGTATCAATGCTTTCAGAAGCGAGCCTACGATAATGCATGAaactataaaattattaaacagtCTTGTTGTCTCACAGAAGAA AGCATCGGAAATATTGAAATCCGAACGGTTTAGGCCTATTTGGGATATGGCAGTGAGAGGACAATATGATTTTCCATCAGAAGTTAAAAGAGGCTTAATACAAGTAGTGATTGTATGTATATTCGCGGATCCAGAGTCAAAGAAAGAAGGGGGTTACTGGCCACAGGCCTTATTACAACCACTCCGTGACAGGTGTATACAAATTACCTCGGATGAAAAGTTCTTAAAGTCCTATCAGCAAGAAGAAATTAAGTTTCAAATTATAGACATTTTAGAACGTTTTATTG GAGTTGCACAGGGTTGTCAACATGTACTTTCATCATCCAAAATATTGATTCAATATATGTTTCCGGTATTAGAGAAACTTCCTAACTTACTATCTTTGTATCATAATTACCAGCAAATAGTACAATTAATCTTGGAATTGTTATCTGAATGCTCAAAAGTAACGATTCCTCTTCACCTGTCCggg ACCGAAGAATCGCAGATATACGAAGTATTTTTGAATACAATGAAAAGTTATATACGACACAATAATAACCGATTCGCAATCAATTTAGACGAGGAAGACAATTACCAAGATATACAATTCATAATGGAAATGTTGTATGATCTGTCGCTGAGTGCAACAATGCTCGTAGATGTTTTCTTATGTGGCCTGAATATAATTATACCTATAGTGACTATAAACCTGTTACAATTTCCAATATTATGTTCACT CTACTATAAAATGATAACATCTTTTTGTGCAAATTTCTCTGACAAAGCATGCAATTTACCCCCTGCATTAATGCAACCAATGTTAGAATCTTTAGAATGGGGTTTGTTTTCGCCTATTAACGGAATACCTTGGTTGTGTTGCAATATAATTTCATATTTAGCAGAACACATATATTCACACACTCCGAATGACCAACCACGAAACCAAATGCTTGCACCATTTTTAAAG TTGCTGATGACTGCGCTTTTTACACAAGAAATCGATGAAGGTTTCATATCTGCAGCACATCATCCCCTTTATCATTTGATAATCTGTTATCAAGAG
- the LOC143356826 gene encoding exportin-4 isoform X2 gives MEIHYAEKVAFERENLKRIFKFCLGILDELIKKDVQDDTLALLKHLLPILETIFTWPIICRMLRYNIFNNMLDDEHVDLRLDESWQDVILPPRVQDLFFTLYWKIRSNPQLAHLARICLVQLGTLDGPIFSSKEIKIQYFSNYTRRFLEFITNIEIIDQEAPGIARIVENLTKFVSKNFTTLPEDMVKAFMEQLCRLTCLYVENSAQEEFLYASECLFSEGLDILFGVWIGISSKDVNFLPNEKGIFDEFCKQSFTRIFTTYVQCHLCPPDGVRNLDEKDLNKKEDENEEDDKDRFKEKLQAIGCFGREILNHSLSLLSHFIKDRTSKLREILNKLVGQVDSLSTLNDTYTCKLYEDIHWLLLISGHVLCMESIGEIALIPSEINDYSKEQANQGKVDINLTSQLLVASENVSSDLNVAIESVDHVIHFVTDIFRLCAIEKTAISVRLDSILSPVLSCTIIWFLNRWANSYLLPRESYEVPSTTFLEVFGEGSSGATWAINFLLDKIEYSINAFRSEPTIMHETIKLLNSLVVSQKKASEILKSERFRPIWDMAVRGQYDFPSEVKRGLIQVVIVCIFADPESKKEGGYWPQALLQPLRDRCIQITSDEKFLKSYQQEEIKFQIIDILERFIGVAQGCQHVLSSSKILIQYMFPVLEKLPNLLSLYHNYQQIVQLILELLSECSKVTIPLHLSGTEESQIYEVFLNTMKSYIRHNNNRFAINLDEEDNYQDIQFIMEMLYDLSLSATMLVDVFLCGLNIIIPIVTINLLQFPILCSLYYKMITSFCANFSDKACNLPPALMQPMLESLEWGLFSPINGIPWLCCNIISYLAEHIYSHTPNDQPRNQMLAPFLKLLMTALFTQEIDEGFISAAHHPLYHLIICYQEEYKQLVQNILGAQSDQQIVHRLADAFTKLTTNPYSTSVNYEDTIVSVRLILMVK, from the exons ATGGAAATTCATTATGCTGAAAAGGTAGCATTTGAAagagaaaatttgaaaagaatttttaagttCTGCCTTGGAATTCTCGACGAACTGATTAAAAAGGATGTGCAAGACGATACACTGGCACTTCTCAAACATTTACTTCCAATTTTAGAAACCATATTTACTTGGCCGATAATATGTAGAATGTTACGATATAATAT ATTCAACAATATGCTTGATGATGAGCACGTGGACTTAAGGCTGGACGAAAGCTGGCAGGATGTAATATTGCCTCCACGTGTACAggatttattttttacattatattGGAAAATCCGAAGTAATCCACAATTAGCCCATTTAGCGAGGATCTGTCTAGTACAGTTAGGGACTTTGGATGGTCCAATATTTTCAtctaaagaaattaaaatacaatACTTTTCTAACTACACTCGGAGATTTTTGGAGTTTAtaacaaatattgaaattatcgaCCAAGAAGCGCCTGGAATTGCTCGGATTGTCGAGAACTTGACTAAATTTGTTAGTAAAAATTTTACAACTTTACCTGAAGATATGGTAAAAGCTTTTATGGAACAGTTGTGTAGATTAACGTGTCTATATGTGGAAAATTCGGCGCAAGAAGAATTT TTGTATGCAAGCGAGTGCTTATTCTCTGAGGGTTTAGACATTTTATTTGGAGTATGGATAGGTATTTCGTCAAAAGATGTGAATTTTTTACCGAATGAAAAAGGGATTTTCGACGAATTTTGTAAACAAAGTTTTACGCGAATATTTACCACGTATGTCCAATGTCACTTGTGTCCACCAGACGGTGTGAGAAATCTAGATGAGAAAGACCTTAACAAGAAAGAAGATGAAAATGAGGAAGATGATAAAGATAGGTTTAAGGAAAAATTGCAAGCAATTG GTTGTTTTGGAAGAGAAATATTAAATCATTCTCTCTCACTGTTATCCCATTTCATAAAAGACCGTACCTCGAAACTACGTGAAATTCTGAACAAATTAGTGGGACAAGTTGACTCCTTAAGTACATTAAATGATACTTATACATGTAAATTGTACGAAGATATACACTGGCTATTACTTATATCAGGTCATGTACTTTGCATGGAATCTATTGGCGAGATTGCTTTAATACCTTCGGAAATAAATGATTACAGTAAGGAACAG GCAAACCAAGGAAAAGTCGATATAAATCTTACATCACAACTTTTAGTAGCTTCAGAGAATGTTTCGTCAGATCTTAATGTTGCTATAGAGTCGGTGGATCATGTTATTCATTTTGTCACAGATATTTTTCGTCTGTGTGCTATAGAAAAAACTGCAATATCTGTTCGTCTAGACAGCATTTTAAGTCCTGTATTAAGCTGTACTATAATATGGTTTTTGAACAGATGGGCAAACAGTTATCTTTTACCTAGAGAAAGCTACGAAGTACCAAGCACCACATTCTTAGAAGTATTTGGAGAAGGTAGTTCTGGCGCAACGTGGGCTATAAACTTTCTTTTAGACAAAATCGAATATAGTATCAATGCTTTCAGAAGCGAGCCTACGATAATGCATGAaactataaaattattaaacagtCTTGTTGTCTCACAGAAGAA AGCATCGGAAATATTGAAATCCGAACGGTTTAGGCCTATTTGGGATATGGCAGTGAGAGGACAATATGATTTTCCATCAGAAGTTAAAAGAGGCTTAATACAAGTAGTGATTGTATGTATATTCGCGGATCCAGAGTCAAAGAAAGAAGGGGGTTACTGGCCACAGGCCTTATTACAACCACTCCGTGACAGGTGTATACAAATTACCTCGGATGAAAAGTTCTTAAAGTCCTATCAGCAAGAAGAAATTAAGTTTCAAATTATAGACATTTTAGAACGTTTTATTG GAGTTGCACAGGGTTGTCAACATGTACTTTCATCATCCAAAATATTGATTCAATATATGTTTCCGGTATTAGAGAAACTTCCTAACTTACTATCTTTGTATCATAATTACCAGCAAATAGTACAATTAATCTTGGAATTGTTATCTGAATGCTCAAAAGTAACGATTCCTCTTCACCTGTCCggg ACCGAAGAATCGCAGATATACGAAGTATTTTTGAATACAATGAAAAGTTATATACGACACAATAATAACCGATTCGCAATCAATTTAGACGAGGAAGACAATTACCAAGATATACAATTCATAATGGAAATGTTGTATGATCTGTCGCTGAGTGCAACAATGCTCGTAGATGTTTTCTTATGTGGCCTGAATATAATTATACCTATAGTGACTATAAACCTGTTACAATTTCCAATATTATGTTCACT CTACTATAAAATGATAACATCTTTTTGTGCAAATTTCTCTGACAAAGCATGCAATTTACCCCCTGCATTAATGCAACCAATGTTAGAATCTTTAGAATGGGGTTTGTTTTCGCCTATTAACGGAATACCTTGGTTGTGTTGCAATATAATTTCATATTTAGCAGAACACATATATTCACACACTCCGAATGACCAACCACGAAACCAAATGCTTGCACCATTTTTAAAG TTGCTGATGACTGCGCTTTTTACACAAGAAATCGATGAAGGTTTCATATCTGCAGCACATCATCCCCTTTATCATTTGATAATCTGTTATCAAGAG
- the LOC143356826 gene encoding exportin-4 isoform X3, with amino-acid sequence MAEQIINKLEKAAQVILAPPNLSTVQQRQSADEVFLNFRKTKSPYQLCRQILETNTNDYILFEAAGLLKIALVEEWSNLPKEDICALRQYLLHYTINKPHLAPYIKGKILQVIAIIIKRNRSNDSGQEQQRFLDEVENLIMTGDLARKVLGCNLISAVLQEYKFDAKTSNIGYSMEIHYAEKVAFERENLKRIFKFCLGILDELIKKDVQDDTLALLKHLLPILETIFTWPIICRMLRYNIFNNMLDDEHVDLRLDESWQDVILPPRVQDLFFTLYWKIRSNPQLAHLARICLVQLGTLDGPIFSSKEIKIQYFSNYTRRFLEFITNIEIIDQEAPGIARIVENLTKFVSKNFTTLPEDMVKAFMEQLCRLTCLYVENSAQEEFLYASECLFSEGLDILFGVWIGISSKDVNFLPNEKGIFDEFCKQSFTRIFTTYVQCHLCPPDGVRNLDEKDLNKKEDENEEDDKDRFKEKLQAIGCFGREILNHSLSLLSHFIKDRTSKLREILNKLVGQVDSLSTLNDTYTCKLYEDIHWLLLISGHVLCMESIGEIALIPSEINDYSKEQANQGKVDINLTSQLLVASENVSSDLNVAIESVDHVIHFVTDIFRLCAIEKTAISVRLDSILSPVLSCTIIWFLNRWANSYLLPRESYEVPSTTFLEVFGEGSSGATWAINFLLDKIEYSINAFRSEPTIMHETIKLLNSLVVSQKKASEILKSERFRPIWDMAVRGQYDFPSEVKRGLIQVVIVCIFADPESKKEGGYWPQALLQPLRDRCIQITSDEKFLKSYQQEEIKFQIIDILERFIGVAQGCQHVLSSSKILIQYMFPVLEKLPNLLSLYHNYQQIVQLILELLSECSKVTIPLHLSGPRFILSDRRIADIRSIFEYNEKLYTTQ; translated from the exons ATGGCAGAAcaaataattaacaaattagAAAAAGCTGCACAAGTCATTTTA GCACCACCGAATTTATCCACAGTACAACAACGACAATCTGCAGACGaagttttcttaaattttcgaaaaactaAATCTCCTTATCAGCTCTGTCGCCAAATTTTAGagacaaatacaaatgattataTTCTTTTTGAGGCAGCAGGTCTTTTAAAAATAGCACTGGTAGAAGAATGGTCAAATTTACCCAAGGAAGACATTTGTGCTTTAAGGCAATATCTTTTACACTATACAATTAATAAACCACATTTGGCCCCATATATCAAAGGGAAAATATTGCAAGTTATTGCAATTATAATCAAAAGGAACAGATCTAATGATTCTGGACAAGAACAGCAACGGTTTTTGGATGAAGTCGAAAACCTAATAATGACTGGCGACCTAGCAAGA AAAGTTTTAGGCTGTAATCTTATATCAGCTGTGTTGCAAGAATATAAATTCGATGCTAAAACTTCAAATATTGGTTATTCAATGGAAATTCATTATGCTGAAAAGGTAGCATTTGAAagagaaaatttgaaaagaatttttaagttCTGCCTTGGAATTCTCGACGAACTGATTAAAAAGGATGTGCAAGACGATACACTGGCACTTCTCAAACATTTACTTCCAATTTTAGAAACCATATTTACTTGGCCGATAATATGTAGAATGTTACGATATAATAT ATTCAACAATATGCTTGATGATGAGCACGTGGACTTAAGGCTGGACGAAAGCTGGCAGGATGTAATATTGCCTCCACGTGTACAggatttattttttacattatattGGAAAATCCGAAGTAATCCACAATTAGCCCATTTAGCGAGGATCTGTCTAGTACAGTTAGGGACTTTGGATGGTCCAATATTTTCAtctaaagaaattaaaatacaatACTTTTCTAACTACACTCGGAGATTTTTGGAGTTTAtaacaaatattgaaattatcgaCCAAGAAGCGCCTGGAATTGCTCGGATTGTCGAGAACTTGACTAAATTTGTTAGTAAAAATTTTACAACTTTACCTGAAGATATGGTAAAAGCTTTTATGGAACAGTTGTGTAGATTAACGTGTCTATATGTGGAAAATTCGGCGCAAGAAGAATTT TTGTATGCAAGCGAGTGCTTATTCTCTGAGGGTTTAGACATTTTATTTGGAGTATGGATAGGTATTTCGTCAAAAGATGTGAATTTTTTACCGAATGAAAAAGGGATTTTCGACGAATTTTGTAAACAAAGTTTTACGCGAATATTTACCACGTATGTCCAATGTCACTTGTGTCCACCAGACGGTGTGAGAAATCTAGATGAGAAAGACCTTAACAAGAAAGAAGATGAAAATGAGGAAGATGATAAAGATAGGTTTAAGGAAAAATTGCAAGCAATTG GTTGTTTTGGAAGAGAAATATTAAATCATTCTCTCTCACTGTTATCCCATTTCATAAAAGACCGTACCTCGAAACTACGTGAAATTCTGAACAAATTAGTGGGACAAGTTGACTCCTTAAGTACATTAAATGATACTTATACATGTAAATTGTACGAAGATATACACTGGCTATTACTTATATCAGGTCATGTACTTTGCATGGAATCTATTGGCGAGATTGCTTTAATACCTTCGGAAATAAATGATTACAGTAAGGAACAG GCAAACCAAGGAAAAGTCGATATAAATCTTACATCACAACTTTTAGTAGCTTCAGAGAATGTTTCGTCAGATCTTAATGTTGCTATAGAGTCGGTGGATCATGTTATTCATTTTGTCACAGATATTTTTCGTCTGTGTGCTATAGAAAAAACTGCAATATCTGTTCGTCTAGACAGCATTTTAAGTCCTGTATTAAGCTGTACTATAATATGGTTTTTGAACAGATGGGCAAACAGTTATCTTTTACCTAGAGAAAGCTACGAAGTACCAAGCACCACATTCTTAGAAGTATTTGGAGAAGGTAGTTCTGGCGCAACGTGGGCTATAAACTTTCTTTTAGACAAAATCGAATATAGTATCAATGCTTTCAGAAGCGAGCCTACGATAATGCATGAaactataaaattattaaacagtCTTGTTGTCTCACAGAAGAA AGCATCGGAAATATTGAAATCCGAACGGTTTAGGCCTATTTGGGATATGGCAGTGAGAGGACAATATGATTTTCCATCAGAAGTTAAAAGAGGCTTAATACAAGTAGTGATTGTATGTATATTCGCGGATCCAGAGTCAAAGAAAGAAGGGGGTTACTGGCCACAGGCCTTATTACAACCACTCCGTGACAGGTGTATACAAATTACCTCGGATGAAAAGTTCTTAAAGTCCTATCAGCAAGAAGAAATTAAGTTTCAAATTATAGACATTTTAGAACGTTTTATTG GAGTTGCACAGGGTTGTCAACATGTACTTTCATCATCCAAAATATTGATTCAATATATGTTTCCGGTATTAGAGAAACTTCCTAACTTACTATCTTTGTATCATAATTACCAGCAAATAGTACAATTAATCTTGGAATTGTTATCTGAATGCTCAAAAGTAACGATTCCTCTTCACCTGTCCggg cCACGTTTTATACTTTCAGACCGAAGAATCGCAGATATACGAAGTATTTTTGAATACAATGAAAAGTTATATACGACACAATAA
- the Frg1 gene encoding FSHD region gene 1, producing MSEYEKVRTGKLVLKGEKIRSKKRKSKKQEREHVTVTDDNDTVNHGGWWKATQVSEVTGTVAIEFGSNTYMKALDNGLFTLGAPHNEGEGPSPEEILTAFPTGETKVALKSGYGKYLGVDKNGIVVGRSDAVGMIEQWEPIFQDKKLAILNSNNCFISLTEEDDIVCQNKTAGPSEFCTIRSIIQKTQDPNKDIPKEEQGSLLDVEVNYVRKFQKFQDKKLKISKANHTELEKAKREGNLHETLLDRRSKMKADRYCK from the exons ATGTCCGAATACGAGAAAGTGCGGACAGGAAAATTGGTGTTGAAAGGAGAAAAAATAAG GTCAAAAAAACGTAAATCAAAAAAGCAAGAAAGGGAACACGTTACTGTTACTGACGATAATGACACTGTAAATCATG GTGGTTGGTGGAAAGCTACACAAGTATCAGAAGTGACAGGGACAGTGGCAATCGAGTTTGGAAGTAATACTTACATGAAAGCTTTGGATAATGGATTATTTACTTTAGGTGCTCCTCATAATGAGGGTGAGGGACCTTCTCCGGAAGAAATTTTGACAGCATTTCCAACAGGCGAAACAAAAGTTGCATTAAAGTCTGGCTATGGAAAATACTTGGGTGTTGATAAGAACGGTATTGTTGTTGGAAGAAGCGATGCAGTGGGCATGATTGAACAATGGGAAccaatttttcaa GATAAAAAACTTGCTATCTTAAATAGCAATAATTGCTTTATATCACTAACAGAAGAAGATGACATTGTTTGTCAAAACAAGACTGCTGGACCCTCAGAATTTTGTACAATAAGGAGTATAATTCAGAAGACTCAAGACCCAAATAAAGACATTCCAAAGGAAGAACAAGGTTCCTTATTAGATGTTGAAGTGAACTACGT GAGAAAATTCCAGAAATTTCAGGATAAAAAGTTGAAGATAAGCAAAGCAAATCATACGGAATTAGAAAAAGCAAAGCGTGAAGGAAATTTACATGAAACTCTCTTGGATAGAAGAAGTAAAATGAAAGCGGATcgatattgtaaataa
- the Shc gene encoding SHC-adaptor protein has product MATGGNSFISKPARGWLHPDHLVSKEGITYTVKYIGCLEVYTSMKSLDFETRSCVAKECINRVCEAAGLKSADKKRRVDKKVLKAIADKPRMEHTGATINLTISSCSLALTNLETGHIIAKHEMPRISFASGGDTEILDFVAYVAKNMQEWRACYVLECGGGLAQDVISTIGQAFELRFKEFLTKPTSLHPMLNGMREADRDYYNDLPGKVPPDIGPPPVPPLPTAASTLPNLKHHHSGQNHVTRNSAQNSGLHDSFPSNSDRHQQWAETGNLIDLNSDGTIANFSMPPEHNYVNDSVIAATRESHRDQTSLFDVFDMQPFSSAISDMNRLSPHSQKQQLKQEIWFHGSVSRAEAESMLTRDGDFLVRESQGSPGQYVLTGMNNGTPKHLLLIDPEGVVRTKDRVFDSVSHLVNHHCDNLLPIISADSVLVLRHPIPRRTNN; this is encoded by the exons ATGGCAACAGGAGGTAACAGTTTCATAAGTAAACCAGCCAGGGGTTGGTTACACCCTGATCATTTAGTCAGTAAAGAAGGAATTACATACACAGTGAAG TATATAGGATGTCTCGAAGTATATACATCCATGAAAAGCTTAGACTTCGAAACGAGATCATGTGTTGCCAA agAATGTATAAATAGAGTATGTGAAGCTGCAGGATTAAAGTCTGCAGATAAGAAAAGAAgg GTCGATAAGAAAGTGCTTAAGGCAATAGCAGACAAGCCTCGCATGGAGCATACAGGTGCTACTATAAACTTAACTATTAGTAGTTGCAGTTTAGCCTTGACTAATCTAGAAACTGGACATATAATTGCCAAACATGAAATGCCACGGATATCTTTTGCTTCTGGTGGAGATACG GAAATATTGGACTTTGTCGCATATGTTGCAAAGAACATGCAAGAATGGCGTGCTTGTTATGTATTAGAATGTGGAGGTGGATTAGCACAAGATGTTATATCTACTATTGGCCAAGCTTTCGAATTGCGATTTAAAGAATTTCTTACAAAACCAACTTCATTACA TCCCATGTTAAATGGAATGAGAGAAGCAGATagagattattacaatgatttgCCTGGCAAAGTGCCACCAGATATCGGACCTCCACCGGTGCCACCTTTGCCGACCGCAGCATCAACATTACCCAATTTAAAACATCATCATTCCGGACAGAATCATGTAACACGAAACAGCGCACAAAATTCTGGTTTACACGATTCATTTCCCTCGAATTCTGATAGACACCAACAATGGGCAG AGACTGGTAATTTAATTGACTTAAATTCTGATGGAACCATTGCAAATTTCAGTATGCCCCCTGAACATAATTATGTCAATGATAGTGTAATAGCAGCGACCAGGGAAAGCCATCGTGATCAAACATCACTTTTCGACGTATTTGACATGC AGCCATTTAGTTCTGCAATCTCGGATATGAATAGATTAAGCCCACATTCTCAGAAGCAACAACTAAAGCAAGAAATATGGTTCCATGGCAGTGTTAGTCGTGCTGAAGCAGAATCTATGCTTACACGG gatgGCGATTTTCTGGTTCGAGAATCTCAAGGTTCACCAGGTCAATATGTTCTCACTGGAATGAACAATGGTACACCAAAACATTTATTGTTAATTGATCCCGAAGGTGTT gtTCGCACAAAAGATCGTGTCTTCGATAGTGTAAGTCATTTAGTTAATCATCATTGCGACAATTTATTACCAATTATATCAGCGGACAGTGTTTTAGTACTTCGACATCCAATTCCTAGACGTACAAATAAttga